Proteins from a genomic interval of Candidatus Borkfalkia ceftriaxoniphila:
- the serS gene encoding serine--tRNA ligase, which yields MIDINLLRNDPDLVRENIKKKFQDKKLPLVDEILALDEKRRDLQKEGDSRRAMRNALSSKIGSLMKEKKTEEAQKVKAEVVENNARIAEIEKESEIVAAGLKEKMMAIPNIIADDVPIGRDDSENVERKRFLEPKDKPFEVPYHLDILEKLCGIDLDSARRTSGQGFYYLLGDVARLHSAVLTYARDFMIDKGFTYCIPPFMIRSDVVSGVMSFEEMDGMMYKIEGEDLYLIGTSEHSMIGRFMNTVVNESDLPLTLTSYSPCFRKEKGAHGIEERGIYRIHQFEKQEMIVICKPEESAAWFEKLYNYTVELFVSMQIPVRTLECCSGDLADLKYKSIDVEAWSPRQKKYFEVGSCSNLTDAQARRLGIRYKTEKGNAFAHTLNNTVVAPPRMLIALLENHLNEDGSVNIPEVLQKYMGGKSKIEPKK from the coding sequence ATGATCGACATCAATTTGCTGCGGAACGATCCCGACCTGGTGAGAGAAAATATCAAAAAGAAGTTTCAGGATAAAAAACTGCCGCTCGTCGACGAAATATTGGCGCTCGACGAAAAACGGCGCGATCTGCAGAAAGAGGGCGATTCCAGAAGAGCGATGCGCAACGCTCTTTCCTCGAAGATCGGCTCGCTGATGAAAGAGAAAAAGACGGAAGAGGCGCAAAAAGTCAAGGCGGAAGTCGTGGAAAACAACGCCCGCATCGCTGAGATCGAAAAAGAGAGCGAAATCGTCGCCGCCGGTCTGAAAGAAAAGATGATGGCGATCCCCAATATCATTGCGGACGACGTGCCTATCGGCCGCGACGACAGCGAAAACGTCGAGCGCAAGCGTTTTCTGGAACCCAAGGACAAGCCCTTCGAAGTGCCGTATCATCTGGATATTTTAGAAAAATTGTGCGGCATCGATCTGGACAGCGCAAGGCGCACGAGCGGGCAGGGCTTTTATTATCTTTTGGGCGACGTGGCCAGACTGCATTCCGCCGTGCTCACCTACGCGCGCGACTTTATGATCGATAAGGGCTTTACCTACTGCATTCCGCCGTTCATGATCCGCAGCGACGTTGTTTCGGGCGTCATGAGTTTCGAAGAAATGGACGGCATGATGTACAAGATCGAGGGTGAGGATCTCTACCTGATCGGCACGAGCGAACATTCCATGATCGGCCGCTTTATGAATACGGTCGTGAACGAGAGCGATCTGCCGCTCACGCTTACGAGTTATTCGCCCTGTTTCCGCAAAGAAAAGGGCGCGCACGGCATCGAGGAGAGAGGTATTTACCGCATACACCAATTCGAGAAGCAGGAAATGATCGTCATCTGCAAGCCCGAAGAGAGCGCCGCGTGGTTTGAAAAACTGTATAATTACACGGTGGAACTGTTCGTTTCCATGCAGATACCCGTGCGTACGCTGGAATGTTGTTCGGGCGATCTTGCCGATCTGAAATATAAGAGTATCGACGTAGAGGCTTGGAGCCCGCGCCAAAAGAAATATTTCGAAGTTGGCAGTTGCTCCAATCTGACGGACGCGCAGGCGAGAAGGCTCGGCATCCGATACAAGACGGAAAAGGGCAACGCGTTCGCGCACACGCTCAACAATACCGTGGTGGCGCCGCCCCGTATGCTGATTGCCCTGCTCGAAAATCATCTCAACGAGGACGGCAGCGTGAATATTCCCGAAGTTCTTCAAAAATATATGGGCGGTAAAAGCAAAATAGAACCTAAAAAGTAA
- a CDS encoding sensor histidine kinase, with the protein MMKKSDILKNIGLTLLVFAVCTGLCFLLDFFKINDLNFLILYVLGILLVAVFTKGYAYSASLSVASVLGYNFFFTVPRFTLKIDDLMYLVTFFLMLAVGLGISAVTFQLKKKMAQINALNLEKIRLKNNADKELLKATLLRSISHDLRTPLTAIKNGAEILRDNPSLDEKDRGEILDDIRSKSDWTIRLVENLLSLTRIDGENLTVKKSFEVLEEILPQAVRNVSGVLGNRKIHYDTPADMMLIPMDGTLIIQVLGNILNNAAKHTDDDGNIWIKVWNTGKNAVFRISNDGPCIREEDLPHLFEMYYTAADSKSEGVGLGLAICKLIITAHGGNISARNADGKAVFEFNLPMEEYNG; encoded by the coding sequence ATGATGAAAAAATCAGATATCTTAAAAAATATCGGGCTGACGCTCCTTGTCTTTGCCGTATGCACGGGACTCTGTTTTCTGTTGGATTTTTTCAAGATCAACGACTTGAATTTTTTGATCCTCTACGTACTGGGGATTCTTCTCGTTGCCGTCTTTACCAAGGGCTACGCCTATTCTGCGTCACTTTCGGTCGCCAGCGTGCTCGGCTATAATTTCTTTTTTACCGTCCCGCGGTTTACGCTGAAAATCGACGACCTTATGTACCTTGTCACGTTCTTTCTGATGCTCGCGGTAGGGCTTGGCATCAGCGCGGTAACTTTTCAGTTGAAAAAAAAGATGGCGCAGATCAACGCTCTCAACCTGGAAAAGATACGCCTGAAAAACAACGCGGACAAAGAATTGCTCAAAGCGACGCTTCTTCGCAGCATATCGCACGATCTGCGTACGCCGCTCACCGCCATCAAAAACGGCGCGGAGATTTTAAGAGACAATCCCTCGTTGGATGAAAAAGACCGTGGAGAAATTCTGGACGATATCCGCTCCAAATCCGACTGGACCATCCGCCTCGTGGAAAATCTTCTCTCGCTCACGAGGATCGACGGTGAAAATCTGACAGTGAAAAAGTCCTTCGAAGTTCTGGAAGAGATCTTGCCGCAGGCAGTACGCAATGTGAGCGGCGTTTTGGGAAACCGAAAGATTCATTACGATACGCCCGCGGATATGATGCTCATACCCATGGACGGCACGCTCATCATTCAGGTGCTCGGCAATATTTTGAACAACGCAGCAAAACACACGGACGACGACGGCAATATCTGGATCAAAGTGTGGAATACGGGCAAAAACGCGGTTTTCCGTATCAGCAACGACGGTCCGTGCATACGGGAAGAGGATCTTCCGCACCTGTTCGAAATGTACTATACGGCGGCGGATTCCAAAAGCGAAGGCGTGGGGCTGGGGCTGGCCATCTGCAAACTGATCATTACGGCGCACGGGGGCAATATTTCCGCCCGCAACGCAGACGGAAAAGCGGTATTCGAATTTAATCTTCCCATGGAGGAGTACAATGGCTGA
- a CDS encoding response regulator transcription factor: MADILVIEDDKAIQNLLKIALKQENHTVAAVRTAREGIDYVVKNIVDLIVLDLGLPDMDGINVVETVRGFSENLPIIVVSARDDENEKIKCLDAGINDYVQKPFSTAELMARIRAALRHSAAGTETQASTFTNGRLTIDYAAHSVFLDDAEVHLTNYEYKILCLLAQNVGKTLTHNFIISKVWGAGGNDASGLRVFMAGIRRKIEKDPFLQELIRTDVGVGYRMNKI, encoded by the coding sequence ATGGCTGATATTTTAGTGATCGAGGATGACAAGGCGATCCAGAACCTTTTGAAGATCGCCTTAAAGCAGGAAAATCATACGGTCGCTGCCGTCCGGACGGCGCGCGAGGGGATAGACTACGTCGTCAAAAATATCGTCGATCTTATCGTGCTCGATTTGGGGCTCCCCGATATGGACGGCATCAACGTAGTGGAGACGGTGCGCGGCTTTTCGGAAAATCTGCCCATTATCGTGGTGAGCGCGCGCGACGACGAAAATGAAAAAATAAAATGTCTTGACGCGGGCATCAACGACTACGTGCAGAAACCTTTTTCGACCGCGGAACTGATGGCGCGCATTCGCGCCGCCCTGCGCCACAGCGCGGCGGGCACGGAAACGCAGGCGAGTACCTTTACCAACGGAAGGCTGACGATCGACTATGCCGCGCACAGCGTATTTCTGGACGATGCGGAAGTACATCTGACCAACTATGAATATAAGATCTTGTGCCTTCTCGCGCAAAACGTCGGAAAGACGCTGACGCATAACTTTATTATATCCAAAGTCTGGGGTGCGGGCGGAAACGACGCGAGCGGACTGCGCGTCTTCATGGCGGGAATACGCCGAAAGATCGAAAAAGATCCGTTTTTACAGGAACTGATCCGTACCGACGTGGGCGTCGGTTACAGAATGAACAAAATTTAA
- the dapA gene encoding 4-hydroxy-tetrahydrodipicolinate synthase codes for MQNLIFKGVATALVTPFLPTGEINFTALENLIESQIEGGCDALLVGGTTGESAALSDEEKSAIASFAAKIIRKRVPLIAGAGSNYTAKAAKNCAEMEKAGADALLLVTPYYNKCTKKGLIAHYKECAKASALPFILYNVPQRTGVNILPETYEDLLKIPNVKAVKEASGDVRQASRIRNLYKDDLALYCGCDELMPSMLAIGASGAISVLSNICPRGVHDICARYFSGDSEKSLELHNAYSKLTEALFREVNPVPVKAALNILKKDAGGLRLPLTEADKETKNILKKEIALLQCAGLCQ; via the coding sequence ATGCAAAATTTGATATTTAAGGGCGTTGCGACCGCCCTCGTAACGCCCTTTTTGCCGACAGGCGAAATAAATTTTACTGCGTTGGAAAATCTCATCGAATCTCAGATCGAAGGCGGGTGCGACGCTCTCCTGGTCGGCGGCACGACGGGCGAAAGCGCCGCGTTGTCCGATGAAGAAAAGAGCGCGATCGCGTCGTTTGCGGCAAAGATCATCCGTAAACGCGTGCCTTTGATCGCGGGCGCGGGTTCGAATTATACCGCCAAAGCCGCGAAAAACTGCGCAGAGATGGAAAAAGCGGGCGCGGACGCGCTCCTGCTCGTTACGCCGTACTACAATAAATGCACGAAAAAGGGGCTGATCGCCCATTATAAAGAATGCGCAAAAGCGAGCGCGCTTCCGTTTATTTTATACAACGTCCCCCAGCGTACAGGCGTAAATATTCTTCCTGAAACTTATGAAGATCTGTTGAAGATACCCAACGTGAAAGCAGTGAAAGAAGCGTCGGGCGACGTTCGGCAGGCGTCGCGAATTCGCAATCTGTATAAAGACGATCTCGCGCTGTATTGCGGCTGCGACGAACTGATGCCGTCCATGTTGGCGATCGGCGCGTCGGGCGCGATTTCCGTTTTATCCAATATCTGCCCGAGAGGGGTACATGATATCTGCGCCCGCTATTTTTCGGGCGATTCGGAAAAGAGCCTGGAATTGCACAACGCCTACTCGAAACTTACCGAGGCGCTCTTTCGTGAAGTCAATCCCGTTCCCGTAAAGGCCGCCTTAAATATATTAAAGAAAGACGCGGGAGGACTGCGGCTGCCCCTCACGGAAGCGGATAAAGAAACAAAGAACATTCTGAAAAAGGAGATCGCGCTGTTGCAATGCGCGGGATTGTGTCAATGA
- a CDS encoding aspartate kinase, with amino-acid sequence MNDMEETQACIVCKFGGTSMADSESTERVAEIVKSNPLRRIIVVSAPGKTENSEKVTDLLIECHREIEACGKCDQTFPLVAARFLQIATDTKDAERELAKIKSQMENSGQYDFCVSRGEYLSAYFFAKRLGFAFIDAAELIRFHRYDGYDSKESEKLCRAKLKNGYAVVPGFYGADETGAIVTFSRGGSDITGSIVAGAIKADLYENWTDVDGILNADPRIVENARIIPKMTYGELRELSYLGASVLHTDALVPLIKNRTPLQVRNTFCMSKRGTVIYPCLKEPEKKPVTGIVGKKDILVLFIHKIGMNQQKSIVRKVLSVLEYYGVSFEHMPSSIDAVNFLIPKSSINDAIRSAVLSEIKKSIRPDEIKFIDRLSIVSVVGRNMYQCVGVAEKMFAALAREKINIRMIIQGCRELNIIAGVDEDRYEDAIRALHRAFLEEETPS; translated from the coding sequence ATGAACGATATGGAAGAAACGCAGGCGTGCATCGTCTGTAAATTCGGCGGAACGTCGATGGCGGACAGTGAAAGTACGGAGCGTGTCGCAGAGATCGTGAAAAGTAATCCGCTGCGGAGGATCATCGTCGTTTCCGCACCGGGGAAAACCGAAAACAGCGAAAAAGTAACGGATCTTTTAATTGAATGCCATCGGGAAATCGAGGCGTGCGGAAAGTGCGATCAGACTTTTCCTCTGGTAGCCGCCCGCTTTTTACAAATTGCAACCGATACAAAAGACGCAGAGCGCGAACTGGCAAAAATAAAGTCGCAGATGGAAAACAGCGGGCAATATGATTTCTGCGTTTCCCGCGGAGAATATTTAAGCGCCTATTTTTTTGCGAAACGTCTGGGATTTGCCTTTATCGACGCCGCGGAGTTGATACGGTTTCACCGCTACGACGGATACGATTCGAAGGAAAGCGAGAAACTGTGCCGCGCGAAACTGAAAAACGGGTATGCCGTCGTTCCCGGATTTTACGGCGCGGACGAAACGGGCGCGATCGTCACGTTTTCCCGCGGCGGATCGGATATTACGGGAAGTATCGTTGCGGGCGCGATCAAAGCCGATCTATATGAAAATTGGACGGATGTGGACGGAATTCTGAATGCTGATCCGCGCATCGTGGAGAACGCCCGCATTATTCCCAAAATGACATACGGGGAACTCCGCGAACTTTCCTATCTGGGCGCCTCGGTTTTACATACGGACGCGCTCGTGCCTTTGATAAAAAACAGGACTCCGTTGCAAGTGCGCAATACGTTCTGTATGAGCAAGCGCGGAACCGTCATTTATCCGTGTCTGAAAGAACCCGAAAAAAAGCCGGTTACGGGCATCGTCGGCAAGAAAGATATTCTCGTGCTGTTCATCCATAAAATCGGTATGAACCAACAAAAAAGCATCGTGCGGAAAGTCTTATCCGTACTCGAATATTACGGGGTTTCGTTCGAGCATATGCCGTCAAGCATCGACGCGGTCAATTTCCTGATTCCGAAATCTTCTATCAACGACGCGATACGCTCCGCCGTATTGTCTGAGATCAAAAAGTCTATACGCCCCGACGAGATCAAATTTATCGATCGGCTTTCCATCGTATCCGTCGTGGGCAGGAATATGTATCAATGCGTGGGCGTAGCCGAAAAAATGTTCGCCGCGCTTGCGCGCGAAAAAATCAATATCCGCATGATCATACAGGGTTGCCGCGAACTCAACATTATTGCAGGAGTCGACGAAGACCGCTATGAAGACGCAATACGCGCGCTGCATCGCGCTTTTTTGGAGGAAGAAACTCCTTCTTAA
- a CDS encoding potassium-transporting ATPase subunit F, translating to MVVVTIISAILAAGLLGYLFFMLFHSDKR from the coding sequence ATGGTTGTCGTAACGATCATATCCGCAATTCTGGCTGCGGGACTGCTCGGATACTTATTCTTTATGCTGTTTCACAGCGACAAGCGGTAA
- the kdpA gene encoding potassium-transporting ATPase subunit KdpA, whose protein sequence is MIESVIFTAIQDIVFFALFVGIAIFFGFAFFRIYKGQPVFMKRASMATEKGFYKAMGVSPREEMTAKKYAFSVLLFSLFGLILMMAILMGQAFLFMNPEQIGGMSWHLAFNTAASFITNTNWQAYSGETQASYLSQMLCMTVQNFLSGAVGIAVLFALVRGFTRKECKTVGNFWADLTRITLFMLPVCFIGALVLVSQGVPQTMKGAVTYVSLEGETSKLYLGPAAGQIIIKQLFTNGGGFWGVNSAYPFENPTPFANLLETLSLVVIPGGLCFTFGRAVLDKKQGVVLFKAMSFIFFACLIVCTTFEYLFSQFPQSVSGIGNMEGKEVRFGIGGSSLWAVATTSVSNGSVNAMHDSFTSIGGMIPMFLMMLGEIVYGGVGCGLYGMIAFAILTVFIAGLMVGRTPEYIGKKIGAFDMKMVCLVILTPVLCLLLGTASTVLLEEAPEWLTNSGAHGFSEILYAFASMANNNGSAFAGFSANTVWTNVVGGVVMLLVRFIPMTATLFLAGSLGRKKIVPQSDGTLSTSNSMFVGLLIAVIIIIGALSFFPALALGPIAEFVG, encoded by the coding sequence ATGATCGAAAGTGTTATCTTCACCGCCATACAGGACATCGTGTTTTTCGCGCTGTTCGTCGGGATCGCGATTTTCTTCGGGTTTGCCTTTTTCAGGATCTATAAAGGGCAGCCCGTTTTCATGAAGAGAGCGAGTATGGCGACGGAAAAAGGATTTTACAAGGCAATGGGCGTTTCGCCCCGCGAAGAGATGACGGCAAAAAAATATGCGTTCAGCGTGTTGCTGTTCAGCCTTTTCGGTTTGATACTGATGATGGCGATTCTGATGGGGCAGGCGTTTTTGTTCATGAACCCCGAACAGATCGGCGGCATGAGTTGGCATCTGGCCTTCAATACGGCGGCGAGTTTTATCACCAACACCAACTGGCAGGCATATTCGGGTGAAACGCAGGCGAGTTATCTTTCGCAGATGCTCTGCATGACCGTGCAGAACTTCTTGTCCGGCGCGGTGGGCATCGCCGTATTGTTTGCGCTTGTGCGCGGTTTTACGCGCAAAGAATGCAAAACGGTCGGCAATTTCTGGGCGGATCTCACGCGTATAACGCTCTTTATGCTGCCCGTATGTTTTATCGGCGCGCTGGTGCTCGTTTCCCAAGGCGTGCCCCAGACGATGAAGGGCGCGGTCACCTATGTGTCTTTGGAAGGGGAAACTTCAAAACTCTATTTGGGACCCGCGGCGGGACAGATCATCATTAAACAACTGTTTACCAACGGCGGCGGATTTTGGGGCGTCAATTCGGCATATCCTTTTGAAAATCCCACGCCGTTCGCGAACCTTTTGGAAACGCTCTCACTCGTGGTGATTCCGGGAGGTCTGTGCTTCACGTTCGGCAGAGCGGTCCTGGATAAGAAACAGGGCGTCGTTCTCTTTAAAGCGATGTCTTTCATTTTCTTCGCCTGCCTCATCGTCTGCACGACCTTCGAATATCTGTTTTCGCAATTTCCGCAGAGCGTGTCGGGTATCGGCAATATGGAAGGTAAAGAGGTGCGTTTCGGCATAGGCGGCTCATCTTTATGGGCGGTCGCGACCACTTCCGTTTCCAACGGTTCCGTAAACGCCATGCACGACAGTTTTACTTCCATCGGCGGAATGATCCCCATGTTTTTGATGATGCTCGGCGAGATCGTGTACGGCGGCGTCGGCTGCGGGCTATACGGCATGATCGCGTTTGCTATCCTTACCGTGTTTATCGCGGGGCTGATGGTGGGCAGAACGCCGGAATATATCGGCAAGAAAATCGGCGCGTTCGATATGAAAATGGTTTGTCTTGTCATTCTTACGCCTGTTTTGTGCCTGCTTTTGGGCACGGCGTCGACCGTTCTTCTGGAAGAGGCGCCCGAATGGCTCACCAACAGCGGCGCGCACGGATTTTCCGAGATACTGTACGCTTTCGCCTCGATGGCGAATAACAACGGCTCGGCGTTCGCAGGTTTTTCCGCGAATACGGTCTGGACGAACGTAGTGGGCGGCGTCGTCATGCTGCTCGTGAGATTTATCCCCATGACGGCCACGCTGTTCCTTGCCGGCAGTCTGGGCAGAAAGAAGATCGTGCCGCAGTCGGACGGAACGCTCTCCACGAGCAATTCCATGTTCGTCGGGCTTTTGATCGCCGTCATCATTATCATCGGCGCGCTGAGTTTCTTCCCCGCGCTGGCATTGGGACCCATCGCTGAATTCGTAGGCTAA
- the kdpB gene encoding potassium-transporting ATPase subunit KdpB produces MKREKQKKSGLIDKKIVLGATVQSLTKLNPKVQIQNPVMFIVYLGAIFTTILFFLSLGGIKDGGSWYIFGISIILWLTSLFGNFAEAVAEGRGRAQAESLKKARRDVIARKLVRAELESEYSEVKSNQLRAGDIVLVKAGEQIPMDGEVIVGVASVDESAITGESAPVIRESGGDRSAVTGGTTITSDWLIIRVTAEAGNSFLDKMIAMVEGASRKKTPNEIALQILLITLTIIFLVVSACLLPFSKFSVDLAGQGEPVSLTNIVALLVCLAPTTIGALLSSIGIAGMARLNKANVLATSGRAIEAAGDVDVLLLDKTGTITLGNRRASEFIPVGDTSESDLAAAAQLSSIADETAEGRSIVVLAKNRFGMRGKEIAKLNAKFIEFTAKTRMSGVDIGDVHIRKGSADAIKAYVQAQGGVCDKSCDEIVERVANEGGTPLLVAQNEKILGVVYLKDVVKEGVKEKFEDLRKIGIKTIMITGDNPMTAAAIAAEAGVDDFVAEATPETKLALIKKLQEEGHLVAMTGDGTNDAPALAQADVAVAMNSGTQAAKEAGNMVDLDSSPTKLIEVVRIGKQLLMTRGALTTFSIANDIAKYFAIIPVLFAGIYPGLEALNFMRLTSPTTAILSSVLYNALIIVALIPLSLKGVRYKEQPAGKMLKHNLLIYGVGGVIAPFLFIKCFDLLLTVCGVA; encoded by the coding sequence ATGAAACGTGAAAAACAAAAAAAGAGCGGCTTGATCGATAAAAAGATCGTGCTCGGCGCGACCGTGCAGTCGCTAACTAAACTCAATCCGAAAGTGCAGATACAAAACCCCGTCATGTTCATCGTCTATTTAGGCGCAATCTTTACGACGATCTTGTTTTTCCTCTCTCTGGGCGGCATAAAAGACGGAGGCAGTTGGTACATATTCGGAATTTCCATCATCCTTTGGCTCACTTCGCTGTTCGGTAACTTTGCCGAAGCAGTTGCGGAGGGCCGAGGCAGGGCGCAGGCGGAAAGCCTGAAAAAGGCGCGCCGCGACGTCATTGCCCGAAAACTTGTGCGCGCCGAACTCGAATCGGAATATTCGGAAGTCAAGAGCAATCAACTGCGGGCGGGCGATATCGTGCTCGTCAAGGCGGGCGAGCAGATCCCCATGGACGGCGAGGTTATCGTCGGCGTGGCGAGCGTGGACGAAAGCGCCATTACGGGCGAATCCGCTCCCGTCATCCGCGAATCGGGCGGAGACAGGAGCGCGGTCACGGGCGGGACTACGATCACGAGCGACTGGCTCATCATCCGCGTCACGGCGGAGGCCGGTAACAGTTTTTTGGATAAAATGATCGCCATGGTCGAAGGCGCCAGCCGTAAAAAGACGCCCAATGAAATCGCGCTGCAAATACTGCTCATCACTTTGACCATTATCTTTTTGGTCGTCAGCGCCTGTCTTTTGCCCTTTTCGAAATTTTCGGTGGATCTTGCGGGGCAGGGGGAGCCGGTCAGCCTGACGAATATCGTCGCGCTGCTCGTTTGCTTAGCCCCGACGACCATCGGCGCGCTGCTCTCTTCGATCGGTATCGCGGGCATGGCGAGGCTCAACAAAGCCAACGTCCTCGCCACGAGCGGACGCGCCATCGAGGCGGCGGGCGACGTGGACGTGCTCTTATTGGATAAAACGGGTACCATCACTCTGGGCAACCGCAGGGCGAGCGAATTTATCCCCGTCGGCGATACGAGCGAAAGCGATCTCGCCGCGGCGGCGCAACTCTCTTCCATTGCGGACGAAACCGCAGAAGGGCGCAGCATCGTCGTGCTTGCGAAAAACAGATTCGGTATGCGAGGCAAAGAGATTGCCAAACTGAATGCGAAATTTATCGAATTTACAGCCAAAACGCGCATGAGCGGCGTGGATATCGGCGACGTCCATATCCGAAAAGGCAGCGCAGATGCGATCAAAGCGTATGTACAGGCGCAGGGAGGCGTTTGCGACAAATCTTGCGATGAGATCGTGGAAAGAGTTGCGAACGAAGGCGGCACGCCGCTTCTCGTTGCGCAGAACGAAAAGATCCTCGGCGTCGTTTACTTAAAAGACGTCGTAAAAGAGGGTGTCAAAGAGAAATTCGAAGATCTGCGCAAGATCGGTATCAAGACGATCATGATCACGGGCGATAATCCCATGACGGCTGCGGCGATTGCCGCCGAGGCGGGCGTGGATGATTTCGTTGCGGAAGCGACGCCCGAAACCAAACTCGCGCTCATCAAAAAATTACAGGAAGAAGGTCACCTCGTGGCAATGACGGGCGACGGGACCAACGACGCGCCCGCGCTCGCGCAGGCCGACGTTGCGGTCGCCATGAATTCGGGAACGCAGGCGGCGAAAGAGGCGGGAAATATGGTCGATCTGGATTCCAGCCCGACGAAACTCATCGAGGTCGTGCGGATCGGAAAACAACTCCTGATGACGCGCGGCGCGCTCACGACCTTTTCCATCGCGAACGATATCGCCAAATACTTTGCCATTATTCCCGTATTGTTTGCGGGCATCTACCCCGGACTGGAAGCGCTTAATTTCATGCGGCTGACCAGCCCTACGACCGCGATCCTTTCTTCGGTCTTATATAACGCGCTCATTATCGTGGCGCTGATACCGCTTTCCCTCAAAGGCGTTCGTTATAAGGAACAGCCCGCGGGTAAAATGCTGAAACATAACCTTTTGATCTACGGGGTAGGAGGGGTGATCGCGCCTTTTCTGTTCATCAAATGTTTCGATTTGCTGCTCACCGTCTGCGGCGTGGCGTAA
- a CDS encoding potassium-transporting ATPase subunit C — translation MQEITEIAGEAPVKKKRFQTARAAIVCLLIFTVLCGVVYPITLTLVSKAAFPYEAEGSQIVVTLPDGTQRVYGSELIGQNYENPKYMFGRVNTGAPSNLSPESDEYQDLLNERIAERKEKLAKIGYADTDKIPSELITASGSGVDPHISPATAEFQIPVILAARNADKGEDEEKLTEEDLRAIIDKYTEGRFLWIFGEKRVNVLLVNLALDGLL, via the coding sequence ATGCAGGAAATTACCGAAATCGCGGGCGAGGCGCCCGTCAAAAAGAAACGCTTTCAAACGGCCCGTGCGGCGATCGTTTGCCTTCTGATCTTCACGGTCCTGTGCGGCGTGGTTTATCCCATTACCCTGACTTTGGTATCGAAAGCGGCGTTTCCGTACGAGGCCGAAGGTTCGCAGATCGTCGTGACGTTGCCCGACGGTACACAGAGAGTTTACGGCAGCGAACTGATCGGGCAGAATTATGAAAATCCGAAATATATGTTCGGTCGTGTGAACACGGGCGCGCCGAGCAATCTGTCGCCCGAAAGCGACGAATATCAGGATCTTTTGAACGAGCGCATTGCCGAACGCAAGGAAAAACTTGCGAAGATCGGATACGCCGATACCGATAAAATTCCTTCCGAACTCATCACAGCGAGCGGCAGCGGCGTCGATCCGCACATTTCGCCGGCAACGGCTGAATTCCAGATCCCTGTGATCCTGGCGGCGAGAAACGCGGATAAGGGCGAGGATGAGGAAAAACTGACCGAAGAAGATCTGCGCGCGATCATTGATAAATATACCGAAGGCAGATTCCTCTGGATATTCGGGGAAAAGCGCGTCAACGTGCTTCTCGTGAACCTTGCTCTGGACGGACTGCTATGA